Proteins from one Hoplias malabaricus isolate fHopMal1 chromosome 2, fHopMal1.hap1, whole genome shotgun sequence genomic window:
- the LOC136685648 gene encoding zinc finger protein 658B-like yields MLKSGDIKCEDTACGNSSSEEESLSTLQTQPRTDNRKKYECSECGKSFNHLSHLKQHQRIHTDEKPYQCLECRKSFTHQSSLKKHQRIHTGEKPYSCSECGKSFNQNSSLQTHQRIHTGEKPYQCSECGKTFKHQSSLQQHHRSHTGEKPYYCSECGKSFTQLGSLKTHQRIHTGEKPYSCPECGRSFNQHSSLKIHQRIHNKEKPYHCSMCGQRFTTHSHLQTHQRVHTGEKPYSCSECGQSFSHISNLQTHQRIHTGERPYKCSDCGKSFNQHSSLKTHQRIHIGGKLYSCSEHGQSSTTQSHLQTRQQVHIVEKPYQCSLGATDLNQPNSPRPKHCIHTGENAYKCSECGHSFTKLRIFQKHQCIVPEKKQEHCAECGVTFILSDLKMHKCIKKEENTF; encoded by the coding sequence ATGCTGAAGTCAGGAGACATTAAATGTGAGGATACAGCATGTGGAAACTCCAGTTCTGAGGAAGAATCCTTGAGTACTCTTCAAACACAGCCAAGAACAGACAACAGGAAAAAGTACGAGTGCTccgagtgtgggaagagttttaatcacCTAAGTCACCTCAAacaacaccagcgcattcacactgaTGAGAAACCTTATCAGTGCTTAGAGTGCAGGAAAAGTTTCACTCATCAGAGTTCTctcaaaaaacaccagcgcattcacacgggtgagaaaccatattcctgctcagagtgtggaaaaAGTTTTAATCAAAACAGTTCCCTCCAAacacatcagcgcattcacaccggggagaaaccgtatcagtgctcagagtgtggaaagacATTTAAACATCAGAGTTCTCTCCAGCAACACCATCGCagtcacaccggagagaaaccgtacTACTGTTCggagtgtgggaaaagtttCACTCAACTCGGTTCCCTCAAAactcaccagcgcattcacacaggagagaaaccgtattcaTGTCCGGAGTGTGGAAGGAGTTTTAATCAACACAGTTCTCTGaaaatacaccagcgcattcacaatAAAGAGAAACCCTATCACTGTTCCATGTGTGGACAAAGGTTTACTACACACAgtcatctccaaacacaccagcgtgTCCATACAGGGGAGAAACCATATTCTtgttcagagtgtggacagagctTTTCTCATATCAGTAATcttcaaacacaccagcgcattcacaccggagagagaCCATATAAATGCTCagactgtgggaagagttttaatcaaCACAGctctctcaaaacacaccagcgcattcacattGGAGGGAAACTGTACTCTTGCTCAGAGCATGGGCAGAGCTCTACCACTCAGAGTCACCTCCAAACACGCCAGCAGGTTCACATTgtagagaaaccgtatcagtgctcattGGGTGCGACAGATTTGAACCAACCGAACTCTCCCCGACCAAAGCActgcattcacactggagagaatgCGTAtaagtgctcagagtgtggacaTAGTTTTACTAAACTGAGGATTTTTCAGAAACATCAGTGCATTGTTCCAGAAAAGAAGCAGGAGCACTGCGCAGAGTGTGGAGTTACCTTCATACTTTCAGATTTAAAGATGCATAAGTGCATtaagaaagaggaaaacactttctga